The bacterium genome includes a region encoding these proteins:
- a CDS encoding rubrerythrin family protein, translating to MTKTEENLQAAFAGESMARNKYQFYAKVARKEGFHYIAKLFDETAENEMRHAKDEYTMLHGTHDTAANLKAAMEGEHYEVTEMYATFAKEAEAEGNREAALLFKMIAKVEAHHRDRFQKLLEMVENGTVFKRETPIKWKCGVCGYIHVGKEPPAVCPCCKHPREHFEPADLETL from the coding sequence ATGACCAAGACCGAAGAAAACTTGCAAGCTGCATTCGCTGGCGAATCGATGGCGCGCAATAAGTATCAGTTCTATGCAAAAGTCGCCCGGAAAGAGGGCTTCCACTATATCGCCAAGTTGTTTGATGAAACCGCCGAAAACGAAATGCGCCATGCCAAAGACGAATACACGATGCTGCATGGAACCCACGACACAGCGGCAAATCTGAAAGCAGCGATGGAAGGCGAACACTACGAAGTAACCGAAATGTATGCCACCTTTGCCAAGGAAGCCGAAGCGGAAGGAAATCGCGAAGCCGCGCTGTTGTTCAAAATGATAGCGAAAGTTGAAGCGCACCATCGGGATCGTTTCCAGAAGTTGTTGGAGATGGTAGAAAATGGAACGGTGTTCAAACGCGAAACACCGATCAAGTGGAAGTGTGGAGTGTGCGGGTATATCCATGTCGGAAAAGAACCACCGGCGGTATGTCCTTGCTGTAAACACCCTCGCGAACATTTCGAGCCGGCGGATTTAGAGACGCTGTAA